One Coccinella septempunctata chromosome X, icCocSept1.1, whole genome shotgun sequence genomic window carries:
- the LOC123322041 gene encoding AP-2 complex subunit alpha, with protein sequence MPAVRGDGMRGLAVFISDIRNCKSKEAEIKRINKELANIRSKFKGDKTLDGYQKKKYVCKLLFIFLLGHDIDFGHMEAVNLLSSNKYSEKQIGYLFISVLVNTNSELIKLIIQSIKNDLASRNPIHVNLALQCIANIGSREMAEAFGNDIPKLLVSGDTMDVVKQSAALCLLRLFRTSQEIIPGGEWTSRIIHLLNDQHMGVVTAATSLIDALVKKNPEEYKGCVSLAVSRLSRIVTASYTDLQDYTYYFVPAPWLSVKLLRLLQNYTPPAEDPGVRGRLNECLETILNKAQEPPKSKKVQHSNAKNAVLFEAISLIIHNDSEANLLVRACNQLGQFLSNRETNLRYLALESMCHLATSEFSHEAVKKHQEVVILSMKMEKDVSVRQRAVDLLYAMCDKSNAEEIVQEMLNYLETADYSIREEMVLKVAILAEKYATDYTWYVDVILNLIRIAGDYVSEEVWYRVIQIVINRDEVQGYAAKTVFEALQAPACHENMVKVGGYILGEFGNLIAGDQRSSPTVQFQLLHSKYHLCSPMTRALLLSTYVKFINLFPEIRSQVQEVFKQHSNLRSADAELQQRASEYLQLSIIASSDVLATVLEEMPAFPERESSILAVLKKKKPGRLPENEIKETKSPVVTNNYTTNDNHSTSSSAASADLLGLSTPTQPSTTSNTGGLLDVLGDVYGTKPNTSLSTSAQPNASNFKKFVCKNNGVLFENDLIQIGVKSEFRQNLGRLGLFYGNKTTVPLQSFVPNLLWSEEQSNKLIIQMKPVEPVLEAGAQRQQTINAECIDDYTDTPSIGLSFLYNNIPQKITFKLPLTLNKFFEPTDMNAESFFARWKNLGSTNQQRSQKIFKATGPMDLQAAKPKIIGFGMQLLEDIDPNPDNFVCAGIIHMRSQQVGCLLRLEPNKNAQMYRLTVRSSKESVSVEICNLLADQF encoded by the exons ATGCCTGCAGTTCGAGGAGATGGAATGAGAGGCTTGGCCGTCTTCATTTCAGATATAAGAAATT GCAAAAGTAAAGAAGCTGAAATAAAGAGAATAAATAAGGAGTTGGCAAATATTCGCAGTAAATTCAAAGGGGATAAAACACTAGACGGTTATCagaagaaaaaatatgtttgCAAATTACTCTTCATATTTTTACTGGGACATGATATAGATTTTGGTCATATGGAGGCAGTTAACCTGCTCTCTTCAAATAAGTACTCTGAAAAGCAAATA GGATATCTTTTCATATCGGTATTGGTTAATACTAATAGTGAACTCATCAAACTGATAATACAGAGTATTAAAAATGATTTGGCCTCGAGGAATCCTATACATGTCAATCTGGCTCTTCAGTGTATAGCAAACATTGGCAGCCGTGAAATGGCGGAGGCTTTTGGAAATGATATTCCGAAGCTTTTGGTGTCAGG AGACACAATGGATGTTGTTAAACAAAGCGCTGCTCTATGTTTATTGAGGTTATTCAGAACATCTCAGGAAATTATACCAGGTGGAGAATGGACCTCACGTATTATCCATCTTTTGAATGATCAGCATATGGGTGTTGTTACAGCAGCAACCAGTTTAATTGatgctttggtgaaaaaaaatCCTGAAGAATATAAGGGATGTGTGTCATTGGCTGTTTCAAGACTAAGCAGG attGTCACAGCTAGTTACACCGATCTCCAAGATTATACCTACTATTTTGTACCAGCACCTTGGCTTTCTGTAAAATTATTACGTTTACTACAAAATTATACACCACCAG CTGAAGATCCTGGAGTGAGAGGTAGGCTGAATGAATGCTTGGAAACAATTTTAAACAAAGCCCAGGAACCCCCAAAATCTAAGAAAGTCCAACATTCTAATGCCAAAAATGCAGTTCTTTTTGAAGCTATCAGTTTGATCATACATAATGATAG TGAGGCCAACTTATTAGTTCGCGCTTGCAATCAGTTGGGGCAGTTTCTGAGTAATAGGGAAAcaaatctgagatatctggcATTGGAATCTATGTGTCACTTGGCTACATCCGAATTCTCCCATGAGGCAGTTAAAAAGCACCAAGAAGTAGTGATTCTCTctatgaaaatggaaaaagatGTCTCTGTTCGTCAGAGAGCTGTGGATCTGTTGTATGCTATGTGTGACAAAAGTAATGCTGAAGAGATTGTCCAGGAAATGTTAAATTATTTGGAAACAGCAGATTACTCAATTCGTGAGGAGATGGTATTGAAGGTAGCCATTCTTGCGGAAAAGTATGCTACTGATTACACCTGGTATGTCGATGTTATCTTGAACTTGATAAGAATAGCTGGAGATTATGTTTCCGAAGAGGTCTGGTACAGAGTTATTCAGATTGTTATAAATAGAGATGAAGTTCAGGGATATGCTGCGAAAACTGTATTTGAA gCACTACAAGCTCCAGCGTGTCATGAAAATATGGTCAAAGTTGGTGGTTACATCTTGGGGGAATTCGGTAATTTGATTGCTGGTGATCAAAGATCATCTCCAACTGTACAATTCCAACTCTTACATTCCAAATATCATCTTTGCTCACCTATGACTCGTGCTCTTTTACTCTCCACTTATGTCAAGTTTATCAATCTATTCCCAGAGATACGAAGTCAAGTTCAAGAG GTTTTCAAACAACATAGTAATTTGCGTTCGGCAGATGCGGAATTACAGCAAAGGGCATCAGAATACCTTCAGTTGAGCATCATTGCAAGTTCGGATGTATTGGCTACAGTTTTAGAAGAAATGCCTGCTTTTCCGGAAAGGGAGAGTTCAATACTCGCCgtattgaaaaagaaaaaaccgGGCAGATTacctgaaaatgaaataaaagaaacaaaGAGTCCTGTTGTAACTAATAATTATACCACCAATGATAATCACAGCACAAGTAGTTCTGCTGCTTCCGCTGATCTACTTGGGCTTTCTACACCCACTCAACCAAGTACAACTTCCAATACAGGGGGTTTACTTGATGTTTTGGGCGATGTTTATGGCACAAAACCAAATACTTCATTGAGCACAAGTGCACAACCCAATGCCAGTAATTTCAAGAA gtTTGTCTGCAAAAACAATGGAGTTCTTTTTGAGAATGATCTGATTCAGATTGGTGTTAAAAGTGAATTCAGGCAAAACTTGGGACGTTTGGGTCTCTTTTATGGAAATAAAACTACTGTTCCATTACAAAGCTTTGTTCCTAACCTGTTATGGTCTGAAGAACAGAGTAACAAATTGATAATTCAGATGAAGCCAGTTGAGCCAGTATTGGAGGCTGGAGCACAAAGACAACAGACTATCAATGCTGAGTGTATTGATGACTATACAG ATACACCATCAATAGGTTTAAGCTTCCTATATAATAATATTCCACAAAAGATTACTTTCAAATTACCTCTTACTctaaacaaattttttgaacCAACTGATATGAATGCAGAATCCTTTTTCGCAAGATGGAAAAACCTTGGAAG TACAAATCAACAACGCTCCCAAAAAATATTTAAAGCAACAGGGCCAATGGACCTTCAAGCTGCTAAGCCTAAGATAATTGGGTTTGGCATGCAACTGCTTGAAGATATAGATCCAAACCCAGATAACTTTGTTTGTGCTGGTATCATTCACATGCGCTCACAACAAGTAGGATGTCTCCTAAGATTAGAACCCAACAAGAACGCACAG ATGTACAGGTTAACAGTTCGTTCAAGCAAAGAGAGTGTATCAGTTGAAATATGCAATTTGCTTGCCGACCAGTTCTAA
- the LOC123322045 gene encoding glutaminase kidney isoform, mitochondrial isoform X2, producing the protein MLSRYFSHNLITTGCIKLKRKVFEQHQINGVIMGRRTFSFIHDTHYMGGEDSHSEETLFEMFKNEETGYLPIGKFLAALKETGLRKSDPRLKEVMDFLKKIQREKNNDGSPLDTQRLDLETFKRIIQPSIGLITRAFKHELIIPEFQVFTDHIEDIYWKCKDNNDGTIASYIPQLKRMSSSYWGVSICTCDGQRYSIGDTSIPFTIQSCSKPLTYGLALDLLGDKVVHKYVGQEPSGRNFNELILDYNKKPHNPMINAGAILICALLKTTVNPEMTLAEKFDFTMNYFERLAGREDIGFNNAVFLSEREAADRNYALGFYMREHKCFPENSNFKECMDFYFQCCSLETNCDQVSVIGATLANGGICPLTEEKVLKPESVRDVLSLMHSCGMYDYSGQFAFKVGLPAKSGVSGCLLVVIPNVLGICLWSPPLDALGNSCRGVQFCEELVSRFNFHRFDNLKHASNKSDPRKHRFETAGLRIVDLLFSSASGDLASLRRHKLSGMDMTLADYDGRTALHLAAAEGHINCVEFLLNLCHVPVQVRDRWGKTPLDEAVFFGHKTVVQMLKDYNSEISVTKSDS; encoded by the exons ATGCTCTCAAGATATTTTAGCCACAATCTCAtaacaactggatgtatcaagTTGAAGAGGAAA GTATTTGAGCAACATCAAATTAATGGTGTTATTATGGGAAG GAGAACGTTCTCTTTTATTCATGACACTCACTACAT GGGTGGTGAAGATTCCCATTCTGAAGAAACTTTATTTGAAATGTTCAAGAATGAAGAAACGGGTTATCTACCCATTGGAAAATTCCTAGCT GCTCTCAAAGAAACAGGATTGCGGAAAAGTGATCCACGGTTGAAAGAAGTGATggactttttgaaaaaaattcaaagggaGAAAAATAACGACGGTTCCCCATTAGATACGCAGCGTCTAGACCTGGAGACTTTCAAACG AATAATTCAACCGAGTATAGGACTGATAACAAGAGCTTTCAAACATGAGCTCATCATTCCCGAATTTCAGGTATTCACTGACCATATAGAGGATATTTACTGGAAATGTAAAGATAACAATGACGGCACA ATCGCAAGTTATATACCACAACTGAAAAGGATGAGTTCGAGCTACTGGGGTGTTTCTATTTGTACATGTGAtggtcaaagatattccataggAGAtacttcaattccttttactatTCAATCTTGTAGTAAACCTCTGACTTACGGTCTGGCGTTAGATCTTCTTGGGGATAAAGTTGTTCATAAATATGTGGGACAGGAACCTAGTGGAAGGAACTTCAATGAGTTAATTCTCGATTATAATA AAAAACCGCATAACCCAATGATCAATGCAGGAGCTATACTCATTTGTGCGCTACTGAAAACAACAGTTAACCCAGAAATGACACTGGCGGAAAAATTCGACTTTACCATGAATTACTTCGAG AGACTGGCGGGAAGGGAAGACATCGGATTTAATAACGCCGTGTTCCTTTCCGAAAGGGAAGCAGCAGATCGAAACTACGCCTTAGGATTTTATATGCGAGAACACAAGTGCTTTCCTGAAAACTCGAATTTTAAGGAATGcatggatttttattttcag TGTTGCTCCCTGGAAACTAATTGTGACCAAGTTTCTGTCATCGGTGCAACCCTAGCAAATGGGGGAATATGTCCTTTAACTGAAGAGAAAGTATTGAAACCTGAGAGTGTGAGAGATGTTTTATCCTTAATGCATAGCTGTGGAATGTATGACTACTCTGGTCAGTTTGCTTTCAAGGTTGGATTGCCGGCAAAATCAGGAGTTAGCGGTTGTCTTCTAGTAGTTATTCCGAATGTTTTGGGAATTTGTTTATGGTCTCCACCTCTTGATGCGCTTGGAAATAGCTGCCGAGGAGTTCAGTTCTGTGAG GAATTGGTTAGCAGGTTCAATTTTCATCGATTCGATAATCTGAAACACGCTTCGAATAAATCAGATCCAAGAAAGCACAGGTTTGAAACAGCCGGATTGAGAATAGTTGATCTATTGTTCTCTTCTGCTTCGGGAGATTTGGCTTCCTTAAGAAG gcaTAAACTCTCTGGAATGGACATGACCCTTGCAGACTATGATGGACGAACAGCCCTTCATTTAGCCGCTGCTGAAGGACATATCAATTGTGTGGAATTCCTTCTTAATTTATGTCACGTTCCCGTTCAAGTAAGAGATAGATGGGGTAAAACGCCACTAGACGAGGCGGTTTTTTTTGGTCATAAAACAGTAGTTCAAATGTTGAAGGATTACAACTCTGAAATAAGTGTCACCAAATCAGATAGTTAA
- the LOC123322045 gene encoding glutaminase kidney isoform, mitochondrial isoform X1: MLSRYFSHNLITTGCIKLKRKVRILPSVFEQHQINGVIMGRRTFSFIHDTHYMGGEDSHSEETLFEMFKNEETGYLPIGKFLAALKETGLRKSDPRLKEVMDFLKKIQREKNNDGSPLDTQRLDLETFKRIIQPSIGLITRAFKHELIIPEFQVFTDHIEDIYWKCKDNNDGTIASYIPQLKRMSSSYWGVSICTCDGQRYSIGDTSIPFTIQSCSKPLTYGLALDLLGDKVVHKYVGQEPSGRNFNELILDYNKKPHNPMINAGAILICALLKTTVNPEMTLAEKFDFTMNYFERLAGREDIGFNNAVFLSEREAADRNYALGFYMREHKCFPENSNFKECMDFYFQCCSLETNCDQVSVIGATLANGGICPLTEEKVLKPESVRDVLSLMHSCGMYDYSGQFAFKVGLPAKSGVSGCLLVVIPNVLGICLWSPPLDALGNSCRGVQFCEELVSRFNFHRFDNLKHASNKSDPRKHRFETAGLRIVDLLFSSASGDLASLRRHKLSGMDMTLADYDGRTALHLAAAEGHINCVEFLLNLCHVPVQVRDRWGKTPLDEAVFFGHKTVVQMLKDYNSEISVTKSDS, translated from the exons ATGCTCTCAAGATATTTTAGCCACAATCTCAtaacaactggatgtatcaagTTGAAGAGGAAAGTGAGAATTTTGCCATCA GTATTTGAGCAACATCAAATTAATGGTGTTATTATGGGAAG GAGAACGTTCTCTTTTATTCATGACACTCACTACAT GGGTGGTGAAGATTCCCATTCTGAAGAAACTTTATTTGAAATGTTCAAGAATGAAGAAACGGGTTATCTACCCATTGGAAAATTCCTAGCT GCTCTCAAAGAAACAGGATTGCGGAAAAGTGATCCACGGTTGAAAGAAGTGATggactttttgaaaaaaattcaaagggaGAAAAATAACGACGGTTCCCCATTAGATACGCAGCGTCTAGACCTGGAGACTTTCAAACG AATAATTCAACCGAGTATAGGACTGATAACAAGAGCTTTCAAACATGAGCTCATCATTCCCGAATTTCAGGTATTCACTGACCATATAGAGGATATTTACTGGAAATGTAAAGATAACAATGACGGCACA ATCGCAAGTTATATACCACAACTGAAAAGGATGAGTTCGAGCTACTGGGGTGTTTCTATTTGTACATGTGAtggtcaaagatattccataggAGAtacttcaattccttttactatTCAATCTTGTAGTAAACCTCTGACTTACGGTCTGGCGTTAGATCTTCTTGGGGATAAAGTTGTTCATAAATATGTGGGACAGGAACCTAGTGGAAGGAACTTCAATGAGTTAATTCTCGATTATAATA AAAAACCGCATAACCCAATGATCAATGCAGGAGCTATACTCATTTGTGCGCTACTGAAAACAACAGTTAACCCAGAAATGACACTGGCGGAAAAATTCGACTTTACCATGAATTACTTCGAG AGACTGGCGGGAAGGGAAGACATCGGATTTAATAACGCCGTGTTCCTTTCCGAAAGGGAAGCAGCAGATCGAAACTACGCCTTAGGATTTTATATGCGAGAACACAAGTGCTTTCCTGAAAACTCGAATTTTAAGGAATGcatggatttttattttcag TGTTGCTCCCTGGAAACTAATTGTGACCAAGTTTCTGTCATCGGTGCAACCCTAGCAAATGGGGGAATATGTCCTTTAACTGAAGAGAAAGTATTGAAACCTGAGAGTGTGAGAGATGTTTTATCCTTAATGCATAGCTGTGGAATGTATGACTACTCTGGTCAGTTTGCTTTCAAGGTTGGATTGCCGGCAAAATCAGGAGTTAGCGGTTGTCTTCTAGTAGTTATTCCGAATGTTTTGGGAATTTGTTTATGGTCTCCACCTCTTGATGCGCTTGGAAATAGCTGCCGAGGAGTTCAGTTCTGTGAG GAATTGGTTAGCAGGTTCAATTTTCATCGATTCGATAATCTGAAACACGCTTCGAATAAATCAGATCCAAGAAAGCACAGGTTTGAAACAGCCGGATTGAGAATAGTTGATCTATTGTTCTCTTCTGCTTCGGGAGATTTGGCTTCCTTAAGAAG gcaTAAACTCTCTGGAATGGACATGACCCTTGCAGACTATGATGGACGAACAGCCCTTCATTTAGCCGCTGCTGAAGGACATATCAATTGTGTGGAATTCCTTCTTAATTTATGTCACGTTCCCGTTCAAGTAAGAGATAGATGGGGTAAAACGCCACTAGACGAGGCGGTTTTTTTTGGTCATAAAACAGTAGTTCAAATGTTGAAGGATTACAACTCTGAAATAAGTGTCACCAAATCAGATAGTTAA
- the LOC123322045 gene encoding glutaminase kidney isoform, mitochondrial isoform X3 produces the protein MGRRTFSFIHDTHYMGGEDSHSEETLFEMFKNEETGYLPIGKFLAALKETGLRKSDPRLKEVMDFLKKIQREKNNDGSPLDTQRLDLETFKRIIQPSIGLITRAFKHELIIPEFQVFTDHIEDIYWKCKDNNDGTIASYIPQLKRMSSSYWGVSICTCDGQRYSIGDTSIPFTIQSCSKPLTYGLALDLLGDKVVHKYVGQEPSGRNFNELILDYNKKPHNPMINAGAILICALLKTTVNPEMTLAEKFDFTMNYFERLAGREDIGFNNAVFLSEREAADRNYALGFYMREHKCFPENSNFKECMDFYFQCCSLETNCDQVSVIGATLANGGICPLTEEKVLKPESVRDVLSLMHSCGMYDYSGQFAFKVGLPAKSGVSGCLLVVIPNVLGICLWSPPLDALGNSCRGVQFCEELVSRFNFHRFDNLKHASNKSDPRKHRFETAGLRIVDLLFSSASGDLASLRRHKLSGMDMTLADYDGRTALHLAAAEGHINCVEFLLNLCHVPVQVRDRWGKTPLDEAVFFGHKTVVQMLKDYNSEISVTKSDS, from the exons ATGGGAAG GAGAACGTTCTCTTTTATTCATGACACTCACTACAT GGGTGGTGAAGATTCCCATTCTGAAGAAACTTTATTTGAAATGTTCAAGAATGAAGAAACGGGTTATCTACCCATTGGAAAATTCCTAGCT GCTCTCAAAGAAACAGGATTGCGGAAAAGTGATCCACGGTTGAAAGAAGTGATggactttttgaaaaaaattcaaagggaGAAAAATAACGACGGTTCCCCATTAGATACGCAGCGTCTAGACCTGGAGACTTTCAAACG AATAATTCAACCGAGTATAGGACTGATAACAAGAGCTTTCAAACATGAGCTCATCATTCCCGAATTTCAGGTATTCACTGACCATATAGAGGATATTTACTGGAAATGTAAAGATAACAATGACGGCACA ATCGCAAGTTATATACCACAACTGAAAAGGATGAGTTCGAGCTACTGGGGTGTTTCTATTTGTACATGTGAtggtcaaagatattccataggAGAtacttcaattccttttactatTCAATCTTGTAGTAAACCTCTGACTTACGGTCTGGCGTTAGATCTTCTTGGGGATAAAGTTGTTCATAAATATGTGGGACAGGAACCTAGTGGAAGGAACTTCAATGAGTTAATTCTCGATTATAATA AAAAACCGCATAACCCAATGATCAATGCAGGAGCTATACTCATTTGTGCGCTACTGAAAACAACAGTTAACCCAGAAATGACACTGGCGGAAAAATTCGACTTTACCATGAATTACTTCGAG AGACTGGCGGGAAGGGAAGACATCGGATTTAATAACGCCGTGTTCCTTTCCGAAAGGGAAGCAGCAGATCGAAACTACGCCTTAGGATTTTATATGCGAGAACACAAGTGCTTTCCTGAAAACTCGAATTTTAAGGAATGcatggatttttattttcag TGTTGCTCCCTGGAAACTAATTGTGACCAAGTTTCTGTCATCGGTGCAACCCTAGCAAATGGGGGAATATGTCCTTTAACTGAAGAGAAAGTATTGAAACCTGAGAGTGTGAGAGATGTTTTATCCTTAATGCATAGCTGTGGAATGTATGACTACTCTGGTCAGTTTGCTTTCAAGGTTGGATTGCCGGCAAAATCAGGAGTTAGCGGTTGTCTTCTAGTAGTTATTCCGAATGTTTTGGGAATTTGTTTATGGTCTCCACCTCTTGATGCGCTTGGAAATAGCTGCCGAGGAGTTCAGTTCTGTGAG GAATTGGTTAGCAGGTTCAATTTTCATCGATTCGATAATCTGAAACACGCTTCGAATAAATCAGATCCAAGAAAGCACAGGTTTGAAACAGCCGGATTGAGAATAGTTGATCTATTGTTCTCTTCTGCTTCGGGAGATTTGGCTTCCTTAAGAAG gcaTAAACTCTCTGGAATGGACATGACCCTTGCAGACTATGATGGACGAACAGCCCTTCATTTAGCCGCTGCTGAAGGACATATCAATTGTGTGGAATTCCTTCTTAATTTATGTCACGTTCCCGTTCAAGTAAGAGATAGATGGGGTAAAACGCCACTAGACGAGGCGGTTTTTTTTGGTCATAAAACAGTAGTTCAAATGTTGAAGGATTACAACTCTGAAATAAGTGTCACCAAATCAGATAGTTAA
- the LOC123322051 gene encoding regulator of G-protein signaling 17 — translation MTIPVTSLLNLSTNLKLCFLGVAERFKKFRQASSFRGEKQMSCGVTERVIENRPGSGSIPTPGAGGASEPLNFRLRGATNANTPTNSQDQRATMRRPLCWILYCCSCSCCCSTPGKGNDDNGPTRNSNNSDLLNYECEQPYNIDEIRSWGHSFDKLMRSSAGRKLFRDFLRMEYSEENILFWLACEELKKEENPEVVEEMARIIYEDYISILSPKEVSLDAQVREVVNRNMVKPTPHTFDEAQFQIYTLMHRDSYPRFVNSALYRSLVRHLPPEDLLEESIPPD, via the exons ATGACGATTCCTGTGACATCACTGCTTAACCTCTCGACAAATCTGAAGCTTTGTTTTCTTGGTGTAGCTGAAcgtttcaaaaaatttcgacAAGCTTCTTCATTCAGAGGGGAAAAACAG ATGTCTTGCGGTGTTACTGAGAGGGTAATCGAGAACAGACCAGGGTCTGGAAGTATACCAACTCCTGGAGCTGGGGGTGCCTCGGAGCCCCTAAATTTCAGACTTCGTGGTGCAACAAATGCCAACACACCAACAAATTCACAAGATCAACGAGCAACAATGCGAAGACCACTGTGTTGGATTTTGTATTGTTGCAGTTGTAGCTGCTGCTG TTCAACACCTGGTAAGGGAAACGATGACAATGGACCAACAAGAAACTCAAACAATTCCGATTTATTGAACTACGAGTGTGAACAACC TTACAACATAGATGAGATAAGAAGTTGGGGGCATTCCTTTGATAAACTAATGCGCAGTTCAG CTGGACGAAAACTCTTCAGGGATTTCCTCAGAATGGAGTACTCGGAAGAGAATATACTATTTTGGCTGGCTTGCGAAGAATTAAAGAAAGAAGAAAACCCCGAGGTGGTGGAGGAAATGGCACGGATCATCTACGAAGATTATATTTCTATACTGTCTCCGAAGGAg GTATCCTTGGATGCACAAGTACGAGAAGTAGTCAATCGCAACATGGTGAAACCAACACCGCATACGTTTGACGAAGCACAATTTCAGATTTATACACTGATGCATAGAGACAGTTATCCAAGATTCGTAAATTCGGCTTTATACAGGTCCCTAGTACGTCATCTCCCACCAGAGGATTTACTAGAAGAATCAATACCCCCTGATTAG
- the LOC123322050 gene encoding Bardet-Biedl syndrome 5 protein homolog, with protein MFIWEDKEVRFDIPFTEMRLRSGEKIIDCLEDIEDTKGNAGDRGRLVVTNLRILWHSITSPRINLTIGFNCILSINTKEVNSRVNSTAKTLHMLTMSNKTRFEFIFTNLVPGSTRLVTVSGVHRAYLSSKLYREIKLRGALVQNKQLKILPLEHVYTTVDGVWNLSSDQGSLGTFIVTNVRCAWFASMNEGFNISLPHIQIISIIIRDSKFGPALVITSSEESGGYVLGFRLDSEENMSKLYKEITVIHTTTNNNPIYGVEYKLSALSNEEQNSDILQDAEVIEDPKGEITNTIAAYLAEGVNKSDRPIYSLELGLAVESIKNGFTIQKLWEVIPPTN; from the exons ATGTTCATTTGGGAGGACAAAGAAGTGAGATTTGATATTCCGTTTAC TGAAATGAGACTCAGATCTGGAGAAAAAATAATAGATTGTCTAGAAGATATTGAAGATACGAAAGGCAATGCTGGAGATAGGGGCAGATTGGTTGTAAccaatctgagaattttatggCATTCCATAACCAGCCCAAGAATAAATCTTA CTATCGGTTTCAATTGTATTTTGTCGATTAATACGAAAGAGGTCAATTCC AGGGTGAATAGTACTGCAAAAACTTTACATATGCTAACGATGTCCAATAAAACTAGATTTGAGTTTATATTCACCAATTTGGTGCCAGGAAGTACACGATTAGTAACAGTTTCAGGAGTTCATAG ggCTTATTTATCGTCAAAACTGTATAGAGAGATCAAGCTGAGGGGTGCTCTAGTACAGAATAAACAATTGAAAATTCTACCCTTGGAACATGTCTATACCACTGTGGATGGAGTTTGGAACTTATCTAGTGACCAAGGAAGTTTGGGAACATTTATTGTAACCAACGTACGATGCGCTTGGTTTGCTTCAATGAACGAAGGATTCAACATCTCTTTACCTCATATTCAAATCATCAGT ATTATCATTCGAGACTCTAAGTTTGGACCAGCACTTGTTATAACGAGTTCTGAAGAAAGTGGAGGCTACGTTCTTGGTTTCCGTTTAGATTCCGAAGAAAACATGAGTAAATTATATAAAGAAATTACTGTTATACATACTACCACCAACAATAATCCCATATACGGTGTGGAATATAAATTGTCCGCTCTTTCAAATGAGGAGCAGAATTCAGACATTTTACAAGATGCCGAAGTAATCGAAGATCCAAAAGGTGAAATAACGAATACAATAGCTGCATATTTGGCCGAGGGTGTAAACAAATCGGACAGACCTATTTATAGCCTGGAATTGGGATTGGCTGTTGAGAGTATTAAAAATGGTTTCACGATACAAAAGCTTTGGGAAGTCATTCCTCcaacaaattaa